A genomic stretch from Candidatus Hydrogenisulfobacillus filiaventi includes:
- a CDS encoding Aldo/keto reductase → MRTVEFAPGITLPAIAQGTWHLGEDPTRRREEVAALRAGIDLGLTVIDTAEMYADGEAERVVAEAIAGRREEVFLVSKVWPTHARRDLVMRAAEGSLARLGTDHLDLYLLHWPTLRVPLEETLDALVTLVRQGKTRAIGVSNFPAAWFRRAQTLLPLDVPLRVDQVPYSPADRRAERDPLPAVREAGALLMGWGPLKFVNQAASPAARAVLETVAVRHGRSWQQVVLNWVTTHPGVQAIAKAANPAHTRANAAATDFELTPGDLAEIEAAFPLPEHGLELETMD, encoded by the coding sequence ATGCGCACCGTCGAGTTCGCCCCTGGCATCACCCTGCCCGCTATCGCCCAGGGTACCTGGCACCTAGGCGAGGACCCCACCCGCCGCCGGGAGGAGGTGGCGGCCCTGCGGGCCGGCATCGACCTGGGACTGACCGTCATCGACACGGCAGAGATGTACGCCGACGGTGAGGCGGAACGGGTGGTGGCCGAGGCCATCGCCGGCCGCCGGGAGGAGGTGTTCCTGGTCAGCAAGGTCTGGCCCACTCATGCCCGCCGCGACCTGGTAATGCGGGCCGCAGAAGGTTCGCTGGCACGGCTGGGCACCGACCATCTCGACCTCTACCTGCTGCACTGGCCCACCCTGCGGGTCCCGCTGGAGGAAACCCTCGACGCGCTGGTCACCCTGGTCCGGCAGGGGAAGACCCGCGCCATCGGCGTCTCCAACTTCCCCGCCGCCTGGTTCCGCCGCGCCCAGACCCTGCTGCCGCTGGACGTGCCGCTGCGGGTGGACCAAGTCCCGTATTCCCCGGCCGACCGCCGCGCCGAGCGCGACCCCCTCCCGGCCGTGCGGGAGGCCGGCGCCCTCCTGATGGGCTGGGGCCCCCTCAAGTTCGTCAACCAGGCCGCCAGCCCCGCGGCGCGGGCGGTGCTGGAGACGGTGGCCGTCCGTCACGGGCGCAGCTGGCAGCAGGTGGTCCTCAACTGGGTCACCACCCATCCCGGGGTGCAGGCCATCGCCAAAGCCGCCAATCCGGCCCATACCCGCGCCAACGCGGCGGCCACCGACTTCGAGCTGACGCCCGGAGACTTGGCGGAGATTGAGGCTGCCTTTCCCCTGCCGGAGCACGGGCTGGAGCTGGAGACCATGGACTAG
- a CDS encoding ribosomal silencing factor (modular protein): protein MAETVPEPGKWPPVARALERLSAGRRAHVARVAAWMAAWAARSGQDPEAAALAAWAHDLAREWAPAALLAEAARLGWQPDAWETEAPVLLHGPVAAAWLQEWGLGGPAVQEAVRFHTTAAPGVGLLAQALYVADAVEPGRRYSGRGALERLALHDLGQGYRAVLEASAAFYRRRGVRLHPRTLAALAAAGEAEGGRETIERTQRAVRPAGDAAEEWAQLAAATALRHKGEDVRILDMRPVTLVADFFVIVSGRTALQVAALADHIEEALDAAGAHKLARSGQGRAEWVLLDYGSVVVHIFTEAERRYYDLERLWGDAPRLEVAEEPETRN from the coding sequence ATGGCGGAAACGGTGCCGGAGCCCGGGAAGTGGCCGCCGGTGGCCCGGGCCCTGGAGCGGCTGAGTGCCGGCCGGCGGGCCCACGTGGCCCGGGTGGCGGCCTGGATGGCTGCCTGGGCGGCGCGCAGCGGGCAGGATCCGGAAGCGGCAGCCCTCGCCGCCTGGGCCCATGACCTGGCGCGGGAGTGGGCACCGGCGGCGCTGCTGGCCGAAGCCGCCCGCCTGGGCTGGCAGCCGGACGCCTGGGAAACGGAGGCTCCCGTCCTGCTGCACGGGCCGGTGGCGGCGGCCTGGCTGCAGGAATGGGGGCTGGGGGGCCCGGCGGTCCAGGAGGCGGTGCGGTTTCATACCACCGCCGCCCCTGGCGTAGGGTTATTGGCACAGGCGCTGTACGTGGCGGATGCGGTGGAGCCGGGCCGCCGCTATTCCGGCCGCGGGGCGCTGGAGCGGTTGGCCCTGCACGACCTGGGCCAGGGCTACCGGGCGGTGCTGGAGGCGTCGGCCGCCTTCTACCGGCGGCGGGGCGTCCGCCTGCATCCCCGCACCCTGGCGGCGCTGGCGGCGGCGGGGGAAGCAGAAGGGGGACGGGAGACCATCGAGCGGACGCAACGGGCAGTGAGGCCGGCGGGGGACGCCGCCGAGGAATGGGCGCAGCTGGCGGCCGCGACCGCTCTGCGCCACAAAGGGGAGGATGTCCGTATCCTGGACATGCGGCCGGTGACGCTGGTGGCCGATTTCTTCGTCATCGTCTCCGGCCGCACCGCCTTGCAGGTGGCGGCCCTTGCCGACCACATCGAGGAGGCGCTGGACGCGGCGGGGGCGCACAAACTGGCCCGCAGCGGGCAGGGCCGGGCGGAGTGGGTCCTGCTCGACTACGGGTCGGTGGTGGTGCACATCTTCACCGAGGCGGAGCGGCGCTATTACGACCTCGAGCGGCTGTGGGGCGATGCCCCCCGCCTGGAGGTGGCGGAGGAGCCGGAGACCCGGAACTAG
- the rbpE gene encoding Putative RNA-binding protein RbpE (Evidence 3 : Putative function from multiple computational evidences), translated as MTRTLYVGNLPWSTTEDQLVAAFSQHAHVVSARIITDRETGRSRGFGFVEVEEEDADRAVEALNGTQLGGRDIIVNEARPRQSRY; from the coding sequence ATGACGCGCACCCTTTACGTGGGCAATCTGCCGTGGTCGACGACCGAGGACCAGCTGGTGGCAGCCTTCTCGCAGCACGCGCACGTTGTTAGCGCCCGCATCATCACCGACCGGGAGACCGGCCGCTCGCGGGGTTTCGGATTTGTGGAGGTGGAGGAGGAGGACGCGGACCGGGCGGTGGAGGCCCTGAACGGCACCCAGCTGGGCGGTCGCGACATTATTGTGAACGAGGCGCGTCCCCGTCAGAGCCGGTACTAG
- the nadD gene encoding putative nicotinate-nucleotide adenylyltransferase (Evidence 3 : Putative function from multiple computational evidences), which produces MSGKRRAIGLMGGTFNPIHYGHLVAAEAARDAFGLEQVIFIPSGMPPHKSAAFVAPAEDRYLMTFLAITPNPHFDLSRVEIDRAGPSYTSDTLAHFHRLGPDVDWYFISGADAILEIASWHAPEDIFEYAHLIAASRPGYSLSRLKAMESRLGPAHRARIHPLEVPALAISSSQIRERLRAGLSIRYLLPEAVENYIYKNRLYASDSHDGEGRATPPPDLRRR; this is translated from the coding sequence ATGAGCGGAAAGCGTCGGGCCATCGGCCTTATGGGCGGGACCTTCAACCCCATCCATTACGGGCACCTGGTGGCCGCGGAAGCGGCCCGGGATGCCTTCGGACTGGAGCAGGTCATCTTCATCCCCTCGGGGATGCCGCCTCATAAGTCGGCGGCTTTCGTGGCCCCGGCCGAGGATCGGTATCTGATGACCTTCCTGGCCATCACGCCGAATCCGCACTTCGATCTCTCCCGGGTGGAGATCGACCGGGCCGGGCCGTCGTATACAAGCGACACGCTGGCTCATTTTCACCGCCTGGGACCGGACGTTGACTGGTACTTTATCAGCGGCGCGGATGCTATTCTAGAGATCGCATCCTGGCATGCGCCAGAGGACATTTTCGAGTACGCCCATCTGATTGCCGCCAGCCGCCCCGGGTACTCCCTCTCCCGACTCAAGGCGATGGAGTCCCGCCTCGGTCCCGCGCATAGGGCGCGTATTCACCCTCTGGAAGTACCGGCCTTGGCGATCTCATCCAGCCAGATCCGGGAACGCCTGCGGGCAGGGCTATCCATCCGGTACCTGCTGCCCGAGGCGGTGGAAAACTATATCTACAAGAACAGGCTCTACGCTTCGGATTCGCACGACGGGGAGGGGCGGGCGACCCCGCCACCCGACCTCCGCCGCCGATGA
- the obgE gene encoding ppGpp-binding GTPase involved in cell partitioning, DNA repair and ribosome assembly (Evidence 2a : Function from experimental evidences in other organisms; PubMedId : 10781545, 12682299, 15325267, 15827604, 18689482, 20830302, 24844575, 26951678, 28357361; Product type e : enzyme) — MSTAGGMFVDEVRIFVQAGAGGNGAVAFRREKYIPMGGPAGGDGGRGGDVVAVVDPGLSTLLDFRHQRHYRAEAGRPGEGSNRHGRDGADVIIRVPPGTLIYREDESGSSELLADLTRPGQRVVIARGGQGGRGNARFASSVHRAPRIAERGSPGEAFWVRLELNLLADVGLVGYPNVGKSTLISRVSAARPKIADYPFTTLVPNLGMVGAWGEGFVIADVPGLIEGAHAGAGLGDQFLRHLKRTRLLVHLLDVSPLARDPGEAYAAIRRELAAFSADLAARPELVALNKIDLPEAAARADAFEAAHPELAGRCFRISALSGEGVDSLMWEVRRQLDRLPPPPAPEPVPRVVLPAAGYRIVPDPEGGVRLEGDVAARAQRVLWGNPEAERYFLEYLRRRRVPEALQRAGVPEGSAVRVGEGIFRWRDGGLVEDNENA; from the coding sequence ATGAGCACCGCCGGCGGCATGTTTGTGGACGAGGTCCGCATTTTTGTCCAGGCGGGGGCGGGCGGCAACGGTGCCGTCGCCTTCCGCCGCGAGAAGTACATCCCCATGGGGGGGCCGGCCGGCGGGGACGGCGGGCGGGGCGGGGACGTAGTGGCGGTGGTGGATCCCGGCCTCAGCACCCTCCTGGACTTCCGGCACCAGCGCCACTACCGGGCGGAGGCGGGGCGGCCCGGCGAAGGCTCCAACCGCCACGGCCGGGACGGGGCGGACGTCATCATCCGGGTCCCGCCGGGGACCCTCATCTACCGCGAGGACGAGTCCGGCTCCAGCGAGCTACTGGCCGACCTGACCCGGCCCGGGCAGCGGGTGGTAATCGCCCGCGGCGGGCAGGGCGGACGGGGCAATGCCCGCTTTGCCAGCTCAGTACATCGGGCGCCCCGCATTGCCGAGCGCGGTAGTCCGGGGGAGGCCTTTTGGGTGCGGCTGGAACTCAACCTGCTGGCGGACGTGGGCCTGGTGGGCTATCCCAACGTGGGCAAGTCCACCCTCATCAGCCGGGTCTCGGCTGCCCGGCCCAAGATTGCCGATTACCCCTTCACCACCCTGGTGCCCAACCTGGGTATGGTCGGCGCCTGGGGGGAGGGCTTCGTCATCGCCGACGTCCCGGGGCTCATCGAGGGCGCCCACGCGGGGGCCGGGCTGGGTGACCAGTTCCTGCGCCATCTCAAGCGCACCCGCCTGCTCGTGCACCTCCTGGACGTCTCCCCCCTGGCCCGCGACCCCGGGGAGGCCTATGCCGCCATCCGTCGGGAGCTGGCGGCCTTTTCGGCGGACCTGGCCGCCCGTCCGGAGCTGGTGGCGCTCAACAAGATCGACCTGCCGGAGGCGGCGGCCCGCGCCGACGCCTTTGAGGCGGCCCATCCCGAGCTGGCCGGGCGCTGCTTCCGGATTTCGGCCCTGTCCGGGGAGGGGGTGGACTCCCTCATGTGGGAGGTCCGGCGGCAGCTGGACCGGCTGCCGCCGCCCCCGGCGCCGGAGCCGGTGCCGCGGGTGGTGCTGCCGGCAGCCGGTTACCGGATTGTGCCCGACCCCGAGGGCGGGGTCCGCCTGGAGGGGGACGTGGCGGCGCGTGCCCAGCGCGTGCTGTGGGGGAATCCGGAGGCGGAGCGCTACTTCCTGGAATACCTGCGGCGGCGGCGGGTGCCGGAGGCCCTCCAGCGGGCGGGGGTGCCGGAGGGCAGTGCGGTGCGGGTAGGCGAGGGTATTTTCCGCTGGCGGGATGGCGGCCTGGTGGAGGATAATGAGAATGCGTAA
- a CDS encoding protein of unknown function (Evidence 5 : Unknown function) produces the protein MKAVARYWDGLLWLAAAAGVIWAHGNLRWGCAGVGLWVTGWILGRRVWPPSVEVARQLRHRQANDLQALAGWLELGRPERALALLEGRMGETRCQAEWWRRVSPFLLPAWVDLERAYAARGVRLVYDAAPPARLGWGASLGLLLALRAALGTGPGTVRLAWAQGPRLEVEGAGRLPPRWCGMPGGRWQRRGTDAIWQGRDFAG, from the coding sequence GTGAAAGCCGTTGCCCGCTATTGGGACGGCCTGCTGTGGCTGGCGGCGGCCGCCGGGGTGATCTGGGCCCACGGCAACCTGCGCTGGGGCTGTGCCGGGGTCGGCCTGTGGGTGACGGGCTGGATCCTGGGTCGGCGGGTATGGCCGCCGTCGGTGGAGGTGGCCCGGCAGCTGCGCCACCGCCAGGCCAATGACCTGCAGGCGCTGGCCGGCTGGCTGGAGCTGGGCCGGCCGGAGCGGGCGCTGGCGCTGCTGGAAGGACGGATGGGAGAGACGCGTTGCCAGGCGGAATGGTGGCGGCGCGTCTCTCCCTTCCTGCTTCCGGCCTGGGTGGATCTGGAGCGGGCTTACGCCGCCCGCGGCGTGCGCCTGGTCTACGATGCGGCCCCGCCGGCCCGCCTGGGCTGGGGGGCCAGCCTGGGCCTGCTGCTGGCCCTGCGCGCCGCCCTCGGGACCGGCCCCGGCACGGTGCGCCTGGCCTGGGCCCAGGGCCCCCGCCTGGAGGTGGAAGGGGCCGGGCGGCTGCCGCCGCGCTGGTGCGGGATGCCGGGCGGGCGCTGGCAGCGCCGGGGGACCGATGCGATCTGGCAGGGACGGGATTTCGCCGGCTGA
- the rpmA gene encoding ribosomal protein L27 (BL24) (Evidence 2a : Function from experimental evidences in other organisms; PubMedId : 9000630, 9588797, 11399077, 12682299, 14586115, 17981968, 22720735, 24335279, 25388641, 27435445; Product type f : factor) translates to MRLQLFAHKKGGGSTRNGRDSNPKYLGVKAHDGTLVKPGTIIVRQRGTHFHPGANVGLGRDYTLFALTEGRVSFKRKMMGQRRVVEVIPVQETRM, encoded by the coding sequence ATGCGGCTGCAGTTGTTCGCCCACAAGAAGGGCGGCGGGAGCACCCGGAACGGGCGCGATTCCAACCCCAAGTACCTGGGGGTCAAGGCGCATGACGGCACCCTGGTGAAGCCGGGGACCATTATCGTGCGCCAGCGGGGCACCCACTTTCACCCCGGGGCCAACGTCGGCCTGGGGCGGGACTACACCCTGTTTGCCCTCACCGAGGGCCGGGTGTCGTTCAAGCGCAAGATGATGGGGCAGCGCCGGGTGGTGGAGGTCATCCCGGTGCAGGAAACCCGGATGTGA
- a CDS encoding protein of unknown function (Evidence 5 : Unknown function) yields MITVRVRGEGRVVRELRVSGHAGAAPKGEDLVCAAVSALVETLHIGLKAIDVPGWEAQVAEGDARFRFDPTFPADGRAAVAVIVAGLKDLADTQPRYVRWEGGAGGDAP; encoded by the coding sequence ATGATTACGGTGCGGGTCCGCGGCGAAGGCCGGGTGGTCCGCGAGCTGCGCGTCAGCGGCCATGCCGGGGCCGCCCCCAAGGGGGAGGACCTGGTCTGTGCGGCCGTGTCCGCCCTGGTGGAGACCCTGCACATCGGGCTCAAGGCCATCGATGTGCCGGGGTGGGAGGCGCAGGTGGCGGAAGGGGATGCCCGCTTCCGCTTCGATCCCACCTTTCCCGCCGACGGGCGGGCAGCGGTGGCGGTCATTGTGGCCGGGCTCAAGGACTTGGCGGACACCCAGCCGCGCTATGTGCGCTGGGAGGGCGGGGCGGGCGGTGACGCCCCCTAG
- the rplU gene encoding ribosomal protein L21 (BL20) (Evidence 2a : Function from experimental evidences in other organisms; PubMedId : 8223574, 12682299, 22720735; Product type s : structure) encodes MYAVIETGGKQYRVEPGTVLDVEKLPAEEGETIRLDRLLLVADDEGGLTVGAPYVPAAQAVATVLRQFRGPKIRIFKYKPKANYRRRRGHRQSYTRIRVERIELAR; translated from the coding sequence GTGTATGCGGTAATCGAGACCGGCGGCAAACAGTACCGGGTGGAACCGGGCACGGTCCTGGACGTGGAGAAGCTGCCGGCGGAGGAGGGCGAGACCATCCGTCTCGACCGGCTGCTGCTGGTGGCTGACGATGAGGGCGGGCTGACCGTGGGGGCGCCCTACGTTCCCGCGGCCCAGGCGGTGGCCACCGTGCTGCGGCAGTTCCGGGGGCCCAAGATCCGGATCTTCAAATATAAGCCCAAGGCCAACTACCGCCGGCGCCGGGGCCACCGGCAGTCCTACACCCGGATCCGGGTGGAGCGCATCGAACTGGCGCGCTAG
- a CDS encoding Cytoplasmic axial filament protein CafA and Ribonuclease G: protein MTRRKRRRWGAAPASGPAAVEHEAGEEIRPETEELDSPGEPEPKTFRELLVNFEGGESRLAILEDGQLVEFYIDRDDDDQAAGNIYKGRVENVLPGMRAAFVNLGLDKNAFLYVDDANAEARDRRRGQPIQEVLKVGQEVVVQVAKEPIGTKGARVTTNISLPGRYLVLTPYSETIGVSRRIERAAERERLRALAQKLRPRGMGLIVRTVAQGASQRQLARDLAYLRRLWARIRQKARTAKAPAVLHREASLIGRTIRDHLDESVDRFIVDDPQAYLRAREITAALSPELLNRLEYYSGEVPLFEARGVEAELDRALKRRVWLRCGGYLVIDETEALTVIDVNTGKNVGTTDLADTVLNTNREAAVEIARQLRLRDISGIVVIDFIDMEREEDQKEVIRTFQAALRGDRTRVTVLGLTRLGLLELTRKKVRESLLNQLTRICPQCEGRGHVLSESVLARRFRQRILARLRESGAEAVLAEAHPSVAAHLIGPGGSNLKELEREAGKTVFIRGSQDCALTDLRIRKLGTRAEVEALALPVREGERLTLTVEDRHATNPEDGIARREGYVIDVQGAGGLVGEQVAVEVTRVLRTFATARLVEAPGLPPLALPLPETAAARDEAPPARRTSGRRRGRKTPPAPEGAAPASEGPPAAPGEV from the coding sequence ATGACACGGCGTAAACGTCGCCGCTGGGGGGCAGCGCCGGCGTCGGGACCCGCCGCCGTCGAGCACGAGGCCGGCGAGGAGATCCGGCCGGAGACAGAGGAGCTGGACAGCCCCGGCGAGCCTGAGCCGAAAACCTTTCGCGAGCTTTTGGTAAATTTCGAGGGTGGCGAAAGCCGCCTGGCGATTTTGGAAGACGGGCAACTGGTCGAGTTCTACATCGACCGCGACGATGACGACCAGGCGGCCGGGAACATCTACAAGGGCCGGGTCGAGAACGTGCTGCCGGGGATGCGGGCGGCCTTTGTCAACCTGGGGCTGGACAAGAACGCCTTCCTGTATGTGGATGATGCCAACGCCGAGGCCCGGGACCGGCGGCGGGGGCAGCCGATTCAGGAGGTGCTCAAGGTCGGCCAGGAAGTGGTGGTGCAGGTCGCCAAGGAGCCCATCGGCACCAAAGGGGCCCGCGTCACCACCAACATCAGTCTTCCCGGCCGTTACCTGGTCCTGACCCCCTACTCGGAGACCATCGGGGTCTCGCGGCGCATCGAACGGGCGGCGGAGCGGGAACGCCTGCGGGCCCTGGCCCAGAAGCTGCGGCCGCGGGGGATGGGGCTGATCGTGCGGACGGTGGCCCAGGGGGCCTCCCAGCGGCAGCTGGCCCGCGACCTGGCCTACCTGCGCCGCCTGTGGGCGCGGATCCGGCAGAAGGCCCGCACGGCCAAAGCCCCGGCTGTCCTCCACCGGGAGGCCAGCCTCATCGGGCGTACCATCCGCGATCACCTGGACGAGAGCGTCGACCGCTTCATCGTCGATGACCCCCAAGCCTATCTGCGGGCGCGGGAGATCACCGCCGCCTTGTCCCCGGAGCTGCTGAACCGGCTGGAGTATTACAGCGGGGAGGTCCCGCTCTTTGAGGCCCGGGGGGTGGAGGCGGAGCTGGACCGTGCCTTGAAACGGCGGGTCTGGCTGCGCTGCGGCGGCTATCTGGTCATCGACGAGACCGAGGCCCTGACCGTTATCGACGTCAACACCGGCAAGAACGTGGGGACCACCGACCTGGCCGACACGGTGCTCAACACCAACCGCGAGGCGGCGGTGGAGATCGCCCGCCAGCTGCGGCTGCGGGACATCAGCGGGATCGTGGTCATCGACTTCATCGATATGGAACGGGAGGAGGACCAGAAGGAGGTCATCCGCACCTTCCAGGCCGCCCTGCGCGGGGACCGCACCCGGGTGACGGTGCTGGGCCTGACCCGGCTGGGCCTGTTGGAGCTGACCCGCAAGAAGGTGCGGGAAAGCCTGCTCAACCAGTTGACCCGCATCTGTCCCCAGTGCGAAGGCCGCGGGCACGTGCTCTCGGAGTCGGTGCTGGCGCGCCGGTTCCGGCAACGCATCCTCGCCCGCCTGCGGGAAAGCGGGGCGGAGGCGGTGCTGGCGGAGGCTCATCCCAGTGTGGCCGCCCATCTCATCGGCCCGGGGGGCAGCAACCTCAAGGAACTGGAACGGGAGGCGGGCAAGACCGTCTTCATCCGCGGTTCCCAGGACTGTGCCCTTACCGACCTGCGCATCCGCAAGCTGGGTACCCGCGCCGAGGTGGAGGCCCTGGCCCTGCCCGTCCGGGAAGGCGAGCGCCTGACCCTCACGGTGGAGGACCGCCATGCCACCAATCCCGAGGACGGCATCGCCCGTCGGGAGGGGTATGTGATCGACGTGCAGGGGGCGGGCGGGCTGGTGGGTGAGCAGGTGGCGGTAGAGGTGACGCGCGTTTTGCGCACCTTTGCCACCGCCCGCCTGGTGGAGGCGCCGGGACTGCCGCCCCTGGCACTGCCCCTGCCGGAGACGGCCGCGGCCCGGGACGAGGCGCCGCCGGCCCGGCGGACCTCCGGCCGCCGCCGCGGGCGCAAGACACCCCCGGCCCCCGAAGGGGCCGCGCCCGCCTCCGAAGGGCCGCCGGCGGCCCCGGGCGAGGTTTGA
- a CDS encoding Peptidase M50 encodes MTRTPGAGALRWGVHPLLLVVLAAAAAGGQLEDLLPALLAVTLHELAHVVVARGFGLPVSRVELGPAGAHAEVPGLAGEAGPVQGLVALAGPLENLLLAAALETGGRALGWAPARLETFIHLNLALGLVNLLPVAPLDGGTLLRAYWGGRIGYRAAARRTRRAGQALALGLAGLGLLAAALGRILPQVWVFAAFLYWAAGVQEAGPAYWVARDLALRPLAFRRRPVWPLEDLAVAADAPLRAVLAAMRQGRVHRVTVLDENLQVLGSLMEAALWEGLTRYGPEVPVARLLAPPPLR; translated from the coding sequence GTGACCCGGACACCGGGCGCGGGAGCGCTGCGCTGGGGGGTGCACCCGCTCCTGCTGGTGGTCCTGGCCGCGGCGGCGGCCGGCGGCCAGCTGGAGGACCTCTTGCCGGCGCTGCTGGCGGTGACCCTGCACGAGCTGGCGCACGTGGTGGTCGCCCGGGGCTTCGGGCTGCCGGTCAGCCGGGTGGAACTGGGTCCGGCGGGCGCCCATGCCGAGGTGCCGGGGCTGGCGGGGGAGGCGGGGCCGGTGCAGGGGCTGGTTGCCCTCGCCGGCCCCTTGGAGAACCTGCTGCTGGCGGCTGCGCTGGAGACCGGCGGCCGCGCCCTGGGGTGGGCGCCGGCCCGGCTGGAGACTTTTATTCATCTCAACCTGGCCCTGGGCCTGGTCAACCTGCTGCCGGTGGCCCCGCTGGACGGGGGAACCCTCCTGCGAGCGTACTGGGGGGGGCGGATCGGCTACCGGGCGGCGGCCCGCCGCACGCGCCGGGCGGGACAGGCCCTGGCCCTGGGGCTGGCCGGCCTCGGCCTGCTGGCTGCGGCCCTGGGCCGGATCCTCCCGCAGGTCTGGGTCTTCGCCGCCTTCCTGTATTGGGCGGCGGGGGTCCAGGAGGCGGGCCCCGCCTACTGGGTGGCGCGGGACCTGGCCCTTCGTCCCCTGGCGTTCCGGCGGCGGCCGGTCTGGCCGCTGGAGGACCTGGCGGTGGCGGCGGACGCGCCCCTGCGGGCGGTGCTGGCGGCGATGCGCCAGGGCCGGGTGCACCGGGTGACGGTGCTGGATGAGAACCTCCAGGTTCTGGGCAGCCTGATGGAGGCGGCCCTCTGGGAGGGATTGACCCGTTACGGGCCGGAGGTGCCGGTGGCCCGCCTGCTGGCCCCTCCCCCCCTTCGTTGA
- a CDS encoding protein of unknown function (Evidence 5 : Unknown function): protein MLSGPEPPGRPGWGGQAPPGRIGTRVRWIIALTLFAGLAWMHEHPRAVPRGWAALVHRWVRPAPAPAPQAAAPGGRWPAPLAGARLRTAFGWQGRTAGAGFAEGVWVQAPAGTALGIPVSGRVVAVERSAAAGPWVVEEAPAGAAGTRIMYGGLVQAAVRPGRRLPGTVGTLGGHGLWVAVTVQGLPVDPLARGVFGPAWRP from the coding sequence ATGCTGTCGGGGCCGGAACCCCCCGGCCGGCCCGGCTGGGGCGGACAGGCGCCCCCGGGCCGCATCGGGACCCGGGTGCGGTGGATTATCGCCTTGACGCTGTTTGCGGGACTGGCCTGGATGCATGAGCACCCCCGGGCGGTGCCCCGCGGGTGGGCGGCGCTGGTGCACCGGTGGGTACGGCCGGCCCCGGCTCCCGCCCCGCAGGCGGCGGCGCCCGGCGGCCGTTGGCCGGCGCCCCTGGCCGGGGCCCGGCTCCGCACCGCCTTCGGCTGGCAAGGCCGGACGGCCGGCGCCGGATTTGCGGAGGGGGTGTGGGTGCAGGCGCCGGCGGGGACCGCCCTCGGCATTCCGGTGTCGGGCCGGGTGGTGGCGGTGGAACGGTCGGCGGCGGCCGGTCCCTGGGTGGTGGAGGAGGCCCCGGCCGGGGCAGCGGGCACTCGCATCATGTACGGCGGCCTGGTGCAGGCGGCGGTGCGCCCCGGCCGGCGGCTGCCGGGGACGGTGGGCACCCTGGGCGGCCACGGCCTCTGGGTGGCGGTGACGGTGCAGGGGCTGCCGGTCGACCCGCTGGCCCGCGGGGTATTCGGGCCGGCCTGGCGGCCCTGA
- a CDS encoding protein of unknown function (Evidence 5 : Unknown function) translates to MGGWVAALLAFDAALLLGLIAVLLRVERRLERLEKVRRPRRRSNGGRRLS, encoded by the coding sequence ATGGGGGGATGGGTGGCGGCCCTGCTGGCATTTGATGCCGCCCTGCTGCTGGGCCTGATCGCGGTGCTGCTGCGGGTGGAGCGCCGGCTGGAACGTCTGGAGAAGGTGCGGCGGCCCCGGCGCCGCAGCAACGGCGGCCGCCGGTTGTCCTGA